Sequence from the Megalops cyprinoides isolate fMegCyp1 chromosome 4, fMegCyp1.pri, whole genome shotgun sequence genome:
GCTCTGCGTTTTGATTCCAGCATAAGGCCAAACTAAATGCCGTAGTCACTGTTAAAATAGCCAGGTCAGTGAGTAACCTCTCCTCCCTGAAGGTGTACGCTTTGTCaaagtctgtgtgtttgatggatTCTGTGAgatgggtggtgtgtgtgtgtgtttgtgtgagagagagtctctAAGATGGATCTGGCCTGTGTGTTGCAGAAATACCAGCTGACTGAGCAGCGCAAGGAGGACCAGAAGGCAGTGGACTCTCAGCTGCTGCCCCTCATCAAGAAGGTTCCTCAGCTGCAGGGTTACCTGCGTGCTTCCTTCAATCTGTCCAATGGAGTCTATCCACACAAGCTGGTGTTCTAAACACGTTGTAATAAAGTCCTGCAGTGTATTACTGTTACgccgtctgtgtgtgttcatttttactttgttttgtgtaatgGTAGTTGATAGTCATTCTGCTGCCAATATTGTAGCAAGCTGGTAATGGTAACGGCAGCTTGATGGTTGCGCCTAGTTGaattaatataaatacagtattaaATGCAAGTATTGGCATTTCATCAGTGTTACGCAGAGTGAGGCCTCCAATCTAAAGGTGTGTTATTGATTTCCAGGGTCTTGCTGCAGTGAAAAATTGTAAGATTTGATTTAAATAGGGTCGAAATTTGTTAATGCGATATGCACATTGAAAACAACCGAAAAGCTAATTGTAGTGTATATCTAGGATATGTTCATAAaggccatttgtttttttcattcaacaTGGCATTCATGacatttgaaatgtcatttcaatattaaaagcacagaaaccacttAATGTGACAAAGCACTGCTTTGAGACCATTTTAATTGTGTAGTATGAGCATGACAAATGTTGGAGCAAGGTGGGTAACAGAAAAACCCTCTGCTCTGTAACATGTATTTTAGGAGGTGCTGTTGGTTATTTTGAAGATCTGATTACTAAACTGCATATTACATGTTGCCCCTACTGCCTTCCATAACACTACTCCAAGAACTGGATTACACAGTACCATTGTGCTGtaataaaaggaaaagggcAGTTCAGAGCTAGGGTCTCTTCAGCTTGTGTTTGTGAAGCAGCTTTCCAGTAGTTTTATCACTTAAGGCTTAATACTTTTATATACTGTAATGGACAATGCTATTCGTGAGTTTCAGTTCAGCTCTCAAAAATGTTggataaaaagttaaaatgagcTGGtatgacaaatacattttgtggcCCATGCCCTAaaattttactgtatttcataTCCTATCTAACCTTTTTTGCAAGGTTGACTGTACTTTATGACCTCAGAAAAACTGTCCATATATTTCACCATCTCTCCCCTAGTTGACACTGGAATCTACAGTTCAGctgtttccacattttaaaatctgtggATGCAAATGATTAAATATAGATATCTGGTGTGATTTCAGCCAAACCTTTATGAAATGATGACAGtagaaatgacattttagcaAAGTAGGTTTTCAGACAGGTTAGTCCAGCATATGGGTGGGAATGGGCACAAGGCTGTTAGTGCATCACTCTGATACATCTTAATGGCAAGGTGgcaaattgttttatttctcaaaaatgtacacattataTAAAATCCCCATAAGTCATATAAAGGCAGTTCCATTTAGTATGTTTAGCTATTTTCACCATCAACACGTTACAttcacaatacaaaacaaatacaccaATATACAGCTAGCTAAAAACAGTAAAACGAGATAAAACTATATTTTCAATGTTGTACCTcactaaacattaaaaaaccTTCCCTGTGAATAATAGTGGTAGTTATTGAAATATGAGGAATGGGAGTCAATTGGTCTCACCCAGCAATATTCAAACTAAGCCAGGTCAGCTTTGATTATATAAattgtttctctgtcattttttgatGTAGCTAACTCCACATATGTTACAAATAAGTCTGGAATTGACGCACCCTCAAACGTACAAGGTGATTTCCATTGTATGAACAGTCTTTGTCAATGTCTATGTTCTCCATAGACAAGCATTCTTTCGCCATTTTCCTTTTTGGCAATGTCACAAATGACACAATTTCCATCACTCATATCGTTTATGTCATTCTCGGAAGCATTCTTGGTTGACTCATCAGCACCAGCTATACTCTGATAAAACTATATAATCTGTCAAAACTTTGAGTTTAACTGTTTGGAAATACTGACCTGGAAACAGTTCAATTGATTGGCTCACACCCTGCATGTGATCAATGCGAGCCAATCAAAATCAAACATACAAATGTTTATCGAAGACAAATGATCATCCATGATAATGTGTTCCCTCACTGGCCACCTGTACCACCCTTCTGGTTACATCAgtcataaataacaaaaaattagattttttttaaaccaacaaAAGTTAAGATTCAGTGGATTTGTGACATCACTATAACGTGAAGCAGGAGCATAGTAGTGACAGCTTTAAAAAGGTTCAAACATATGATGCTATTGAATCAAAATCCAAACCATTCTCAGCAAATACACTGCAGAGATACCTGTACACGAGAAGTCTTACTGTATTGCACTGATGCTAAAGACTTATGCACAAAGTGAAATTTGCTctcagcagaaataaaaaaaacaaacaaaaacacaacatacatacatatttatcaCTTATGTATTGGAATTGTCCAGGAACTGGGAGTGCGTCCTGAAGCCAACAGTCAAAACTGCAAATGGCACTTTAATCGTTTTGTAGCAAAAGGCAAGATCAAGAGGGAATCCCTTAGTTAGCCATTCTATGTATTCCACTTGAAAATAATACTTTAAGGCATCATTCCTCAAATGGCTTTCtatatgaaaaataaccaaGGTCACATTCcattcacagaaaaagacaTGAGAGATGATGTACATGTGGTATGAACTGTACACCTTTATGGTGGAAGTTCAAAATTTGGTCTAACATCTGGCTGTTGGGTTGAGAGCATTGATATTTTCTTGGGCCACTGAATGCTGCCCATTTCTCTGTTAAATATAAGTCTAGAATAACATGCCTTGGTAGAGCCTTCAAAGTCTACCCAGAGAGTAAACAGCTGGGCCTGAATGCAATGGCTGAGGTGGAATCTACCTTAATGTCAATACCAAATGGCTCAGCAGAGGTCTTAAGCAGGATGATTTTTCACCTGATGGCTTCAATAAAAACAAGGCTCAGCAGGTCCACCACAGCTGGTGGAAGCAATGCACCAGCTCCACCACAAAAACatgagggaaggagaaaaaaatcaagacatgTCAGAGCCTCTGGTTCCAACTAGCAGTGCGGCAGTTTGTTGCAGGGTACAAACAGCCACCTCCTGACATCCACAAGCATGTACTGCAGTCTCTAAAGGATTTGCAACTTTGAGTATTTCTTGAAGTTAAGGGTCTTTTATGAGTTGCTTTTCTTTTGAATATATTACTTGTGAAAACTGAAGTATTTGAAATGGCCTATTAGCACCTTAGGAATTTTcttaaacacaaaaaatctaCTAAAATCAGAAATTACAACACTGGTGTACTTAACTGTAAAAATCTAATGAATGAGCATCTAGAGGAAGTAAATAAGGGACATTTTATCTGGTTTGACAGTGGAATCAACAGTATCCAATTCTGTAACTTCCAATTCTGTAACTTACACAAAACGGCCTCATATTTAGCATCACCTCAACAGCATCTACACCTTTGTGATTGACGTAATGTCAAGTTTCGCTGGAATGTCTCTTCTGGTTTTGTCCATCTCTATCACTCGCTGCGGTCCTTGGGCTCTCTGTACTTCCACTGGATGTAGTCAAAGATGTCTTTCTCACTATCAACCAGGAGAGGCTCACCTGCCATACCTATGAGGAGAGACGCAAGTTTAATATCACCATTTTAGTCAGTACACTGTGCCTctgtaaacataaaaaacaaccaAGCAGTACATTTACGGAGGACACAAACATGGAAGCCTGCTGTTTAGACTTTGCTTTTGAGACTTGAAAGGGACTACTATTTCGAAGGAGATCAATGCTGCAACTGCAGACCTATGTTTAGGAATGGCTCACCAGTGACCCCCAGTGGACGAATAGTGTACTCATTCAGAGTGAAGCCCATCTCCAGCGCGTGAGCTCGCATATTCTTGTTGAAGATGTCACTTCCAGTGAAATACAGCACACCACAGTAATACTGATCCTTGGGGATTAACCTAAGGGACACAGAATACGAGAGTCAGTGGAAGAAAGAGGCACAAAGCAAGGAGAGCAGGAAAAAGGCAGGGCAAACAAGGCATGTCAAGTGAGAATTTAGCACAGTACAGTGTCTGTGCAAACAGAATGAGGAATGTTAATAAATAACTTATTATTAGGAGAGCTTTTCCCCAATATCACATGGTGGCCTATAATATTTAACACACCTTTGCCTTTATCATGAGCAAACATACATGGTTGATTAATGTCAAACATATTAGCATGTGATCGGACAGACCACCAGCCAGTCCTGAAGGCAGCGTACCTGATGTCAATACGCCGATGAGGgtattcctcctcttcatcaccaCAGTCTAGCTGACATACTCCCTGCCATGCAAAGGACAAAGAACCTTATTATTTGAAAGACTTATTTACCTTATAGCCATACCAGACTGTAATTACTAGACCCAGTAATCACACATTGGTCTCAGAAAGTATCCAGTTATGTCAGGTTGTGATATCAAAACTTAAGCTGTTGTATattgaaaacaacaataaagaaCTACCCTTTGTATCCTCAAGTTTAACAAGATGCCATCAAAGTTGCTGATATAGGTAGTGTTTCTCAAATTTCTCAAGCTAGTGGTTCTCACCATGAACTTAGTGTCTCCTTTGGACAGAGTGTCAGTGATGAAGTTCAGTGACTCCAAGTGCTCCACCACAGCATGCAGAAGTCTGGGCTATTGAAGGATGAAAAGGGGGAGAAAGTAGACTTTTTCAGCTGATGTTTACTGTCCaaatcacattaaaaagcagacaagaagaaaacaatatttttaaccTTTCACCAAGGGTTAATGACcctttgaacattttaaacagtttaaatcCAGCACTCCATCCCCTCATCAGAGTATctcatttttgttcatatgaTTACCTGTTTTTCAGACTGGGAGGTGAAGTTTGGATGGGTCAGTAAGATATCAATATCCCCACTGGATTCAGCTCCTGGTAGAGAGAAAGCAAGCATAGGACTAAATGCACTAAATAAACCATGAGAAAATGGGACGGTCCCTCTGTTGCTATGGTGAGAGGCAAGTATACTTGCAGCTTCAGTGAAACAATTACTGTGGCAATCTaaagtaaacacacagaaaaataggACCGGGACAATAACTGTGATGATACACTACCAAAAACAATATGTCGGGGACCGTGACTAACAAGCCAGTGAGACAATGGGACTAAATATGTGATAACTAGAAGACTGTCATTTCTCACCCCTCCTGTAGCTGCCACAGATGGTCCCAATATATTCAGGGTCTAATTCCTCCAGTTCAGCAAGGATCAGTTTCTGTTGGAACAGATCAAAAAATTACAACTCTGAGCCAGGTAAAATTACATGACAGTGATATTTTAATTCATCTCACTGCCATGATAAGTTCAGAACACAGCTGACCAAGGCCATTGGAAACAAAGTTATGAGCAAACAGGAAGTCAGAAAAGTTGCTGAACTGAATCACATAAAGACCAGGGTTGAGGAGCCCTCAAATACTGTCATATGAATCGGTTCAGCAAGACTTTTGTGCTGTTCACATACTCCGACACTCCTGGCCTTTGGACCCAAACTCTGTGTGAATGGTGCTGAGAGAATTTGTTACACTGTGCGAGATTACTAAAAGAGGGGTTCATTCTCCTTTTTccacaacatttttaaatgatctgtgAACTGCAGTTTACATTGGGTTGAAATTGTTACATTGTTGTAAAATTTGATGATCTAAGCAATTCAATTCAGAGAACCAGTTTGACCAAAGACAATTTTGATTTTGTCTTCATTCCTTAACATTTAACTGAGCTTGTTATCTTTTGTCACGGCACCATACTATATGTTGACAATCACTTATGACAAGCACTccaagacaaaaacacaaaattgacATTACTCACTTCCATTTTCTCCATCTCAGCACGGGGGATCCTTTTCTCAAAGTCCTCAAAGTATCTGCATGAGTAGACACATCATTGTTATCTACTGTGATTTAAACAGTAACCTACACATTTtaatcagttcattttaatcaaagtggttcacagaaaaaaacacactcacttgAGTCCTATCTGCTGATGGTGATTGAGTTTGTGTTCAACCTTCTTCAAATCTATAAGAAAAACAAGGGAGCAGAAAAGCTGAGCATGGCTGAACCCAGTCTGATGGGGAGGTTTACTTGGGGTGGACATGATCCATGCGTGTATTCAGGTTAGATCTGCAGCGTAATCTTCATATGCAGTATTTAATGACTCTGCTACTCTTGTTTcatacaacacattttaaacgtgataatgttttaaaatgacattcactTATTATGCACCTGCTTTGCTCCTACTGGTGGTTAGCATGTAAACTGACAAAATTAACCCTCCAGACCAATGGCATTAGGAAAGGGATAATATAGGAAAATAACAAGAAACAATACACAAttcataaatgttaattttatatCAATCCAGAGTAATATAATTTACTTAAGGTATCCACTCTTTTGAAAGCACATACTGACAGCCCACCAAAACTGATGTCATTAAAATTGCAAACTAGACCTGAAAACCAGAAGACAGATAACAGTAAATGTGTGCAAGTAATGTGAAAACAAACCCTCCAGTGTCTTCACCCCTTCCTCTACAAACTTTCGCGCTGCTGCTGgcctacagacagacagacagacagacagacagacagagagagagagagagagagagaaagagagagaaattggGGGATGTGGGGAGGGACaaggggagtgagagggagaaaataaaatatgttatgAAGGTTaatctgtcagtctgtgcaaaatattttcaaaataatccCAGAGAAAGCAACAGACAGAGGCAACAGAGAACACTGATGAAAggagacagcacacagagagagagagagagagagagagagagtcgtAGAGATATagaagagcagagacagataGGACAAAAAGCaagaagcagacagacagtaaaAGCATCAGACAGTGACTGTGCCACAAATATAGACGGACGCACCCAATGCCTGTGACTCTGGTAAGGAAGTTGATAGAGGAGCTGGTATCATCATTTCGAATCTGAACAGAGAATTAAAAGAGATCACTTTCAATAGAAAACATTCTGATGTAACGCAGTCTTCCCTTCAAAACACACTTTCTACATCGAAATAAACCCAAATTTCTCAGTAAAGGATAATTTTCTTGGATTTTGTTGAAAAAGCTGTGAAAGATAATACATCAATTTACCTTCTCCAGTTTCCTCAGTTTTCCTGTGGTTAGGAACTCATCAATCTTCTCTGCAATCTTAGCTCCAACTCCATCCTGTCAGCagaaaaatatagaaaataaacTAGGGAGGTATAATACAGCACATACTGAAAATACTAACATACACAGTCAAAGGCAACTTTGAAGAGACATGATGTGCGATAAAAGCAATGACTGAAGAGTGTCTGTCAATGTATGGCTGCAACAGCCATTCAGTATATACCTAGATAAAAATATCTTTCTTGGAACGCAATGTGACAGAATTTAACTATCGTGTCAGAAAGTCTCACCAGTTTCTTGGCCTCAGCACCACTTTTGATCTTGTCTGGGTATTTGGCAATGACAGAGGCTGCTTTCCTATGAGACAAAAGAAGCAGTACATTTCTAAGCTACCACCAGACACAGAACAAATGATCAAATGACAATATTCTTCTGACTGTCTTAAATGTATACTATAAAGGCAACATTGTTTTGAAGCCGtttctgtcactgctgtgtaaatgcagcTCCAGGTGCAGCATCTTACCTGTAGGCATTGTACTTATGGATTGCCCTGTTCACATTTCTCTCGTAATTGGCCAactctgaaaacaaagaaagcaaagaGAGGGGACACAAGTATTGTTAGAATGCATCTgctatttttccatttgcactTCTCAGGCTCCAACGGTAAAATTTTGGACAAATGGTGTAATGCAGGTATGCTGGTTTTTGTTTCAGCCTATTATCTCTATACACCAGCAAGTTCATTCCTTTATTGGGCTATAGTAAAACAATGGATAAACGTACTGCCCTTAGCTGTCATTCATTATGCTATCAAATAGGTCTCAACAAGAAAATGTTTCGGCTAGTTAAATAATTAAGAACATGATGTTGACACGACAGCATGAAACAGGGCGGTACCAGGGGTTTGTGCACCCCTGGTACGGTGACCAGACGTCAGGGTTTTACCAATACAGTCCCGGAGTGTCCCAGTGTCCTGACCAACATTAAATGTCCCGGTTTTCACGTCAgttaaataatgtttatatttttccGAAAAGAAGTACATCATAAAAAAAGCCTTGTTATCACGTCAACGCAATGCTGTTAATTTGTGCTGTATTGTAGTCTTCAAATTGCTGCATGGTTGGTACACTAAGTTGTGCCGAAATGGCTAAATGCCGATAGTAGCGTTTTAAGGGGTGTGAAGCTGAAAATGCACGacttattttcagatttttcgGGTTTTAAAAATTGGTCTCCCTGACCCCCTAGTGTCACGGACCATACGCCGGATGTTAGCTACCTTTGTCCCAGAACCTAGGTACAACTTTTCCTGTAACGgtgcacaaaatgtttttgagagTACGAGTCATCAAATTAAGTAGCTAACATGAAATCTCTGACCAGCGTTGTTATAAACTAGAATAACTTAAAGtacaaaagacaaaatttaaaaataagcgAAGAACATTAAGACCGGGGTTAATGGCTGCCAAACAAACCATTCAATAGTATCCTCCAGTTGGAGGTTTAAATACATGACGGTTGAGGCTGGCAAATAAAGAATATTTTGGAACAGCTCAGATTTTGTACGGTAACGCTAACCATCGCTGTACAACAGGGCACACTGGAGAGCAAACAAGACACACGGTGAAATTCATTCGCTATTTCCAAGATTTTACTGGTTAGTACGTTAGCATGATCTGAAACTAGACTCTGGCCACGCTAGCAGACTGAGCCACCGTTAGCAATCTAGAgttaaaaagcaaaatgaagtaaaatactAAAGTAAAATTACAAAGACAATCGGCTGACTAGCTTACGGTAGCTAATACCCGGACAATTGTGTTTTGTAGATAGTAGCTGGCAACATGCACACAATAGTTGTCTAAATGGCTAAtgatagctaacattagctagctactgtttCACTGCATACCTATGAGAAAGTCTGTGATCCCTTCGTTTAACGTTTCTTGTGGGGCTTTCCTTTTACTCATCACTGTGCGCGCTTTGCTAAGCCCagtataaatacaaataactgTACTTTATTTAAGACACACTACTGTATGTagacacacaaaacaggagGTATGGTCAAACAGTAAATCATCAGCCAACCGAACAAAAAGATCAGTATTGTACTGTAGGGCGGGGCGTGCGTAAGGAACGCCTGTACGTAAAATATGACGTCGGATTTCGAGTTTAAAGGACGGTAACCGTTTTGGGAAGAGTTCAGGTTGGTATGTTTAATTCACTTGTTTAATTCACTGAAAGTACAGTATTGGCAAATGTAATAAGCATtataaaatgaaagaacaaagtTTACTATCGTATTGATTTTCAAGAGAAGTAGCCAAGACAAGGGCATACCCGACAAAGGAGCTGTCTTTGTGAAGCgttttcagttctttttaaTGATATCAGAACTTCAGATTACTGCATATTAAAACGAAGCTTCAACACAAGAGACAAAAGGAGAGTAGTTTTCTAGATTTGTTCATATCAGAGGGCGCACCAATATTCCTTTATAAAAAGAGTAACACTGAGAACATCACCcacatatttacaataaaagaaaatactaGGTTACAtactacacatgcacacatatatagtAAATATGCCAGATAATACTGAAAACTCATGGAATAGTGTTGGTGGTACCTACAAGTATGTAAAGGCTCCAACCAGGAATAAATGTGGTAACCTAATTAGGCCCTTCCATATGAACTATGTAAATGCTTAATATGCAAATCAGCATTATGCTTTTATAAGCACTACATAAATGTTCATAAACACTTATGCCAAGTAGCATAGACTGTCCCATAGGTTCTGCTGCTATATGTCAAAATCCATATCCTAAGTGACATTGCCATGGTTTGAGATTTGATACTTGGTAAAGCCATTTTTGACATGGATGACGGTACAAGATAGCACATGACAGCTTGTTTAAGCTGGTAATAATATTAGTACTTACATAGTGCATATGAAGGTCATGTATGTAGCTGCTATGTAAGACACTTCATATTGTTAATAGAAAGGTGAATATATGTAGTGCAGCTTACAAAAATACACtggcaaacaataaaaaacagtacatttataaAAGTGTAAGAGACTTCAGGTGAATATACTCTTTAATCAATCTGTTT
This genomic interval carries:
- the polb gene encoding DNA polymerase beta codes for the protein MSKRKAPQETLNEGITDFLIELANYERNVNRAIHKYNAYRKAASVIAKYPDKIKSGAEAKKLDGVGAKIAEKIDEFLTTGKLRKLEKIRNDDTSSSINFLTRVTGIGPAAARKFVEEGVKTLEDLKKVEHKLNHHQQIGLKYFEDFEKRIPRAEMEKMEKLILAELEELDPEYIGTICGSYRRGAESSGDIDILLTHPNFTSQSEKQPRLLHAVVEHLESLNFITDTLSKGDTKFMGVCQLDCGDEEEEYPHRRIDIRLIPKDQYYCGVLYFTGSDIFNKNMRAHALEMGFTLNEYTIRPLGVTGMAGEPLLVDSEKDIFDYIQWKYREPKDRSE